Proteins encoded by one window of Esox lucius isolate fEsoLuc1 chromosome 4, fEsoLuc1.pri, whole genome shotgun sequence:
- the ints10 gene encoding integrator complex subunit 10 isoform X2, translating into MSAQKDCDFLVKRARDLVSEDPCAAKAWLITARTLYPTDFNIQYEMYTIERNAEKTTSAGRLLYDMFINFPDQPVVWREITVITAALRSDCQDKQAQFLRGLFETLPGPVQCEMLLKATEQCFNTLEKAEMLLLLLRRFPESVVQHGVNLGESLLEAEAAEKLETPVNCFRKLFVCDVLPLIIKNMDMRLPTSLLQKYMLKAAEFYIGYVTRGPSADGQLQGTHEGGGLKSPGVPRGSQRCVIEGLSEKSSVVSEPWERLLDILAVVGTRCEWQGDKGQRGFVEILQRVKELCRYLSNLEGETRLRYCSQVVICASLVLFRSAYLYVSTIQPALFQGVNALASGPWILLEDLSSVYMEAELERGAGKHTHKKRKLADGREKTMSSDDEEGFGKGRGRHILVNKTELPGWAETLESFRLARESWELLHSHSCLETEFSKICASWKTDSWLWFRIFLTDMIIYQGQYRKALSSLLQMAVFQHTQSGLNSPGQSNLEHQRTLIQQASCHYALGEYRMACEKVLEVVGGLVPQSHDPVKNTEDQGKAKGKPKKGNDLRLLPCTNKSILPFCLQLMLACFKLRAFTESRDDLSLGHVVVLLQHDWPQGESMFLKAIDKICQQGSFQYENFFNYVTNIDMLEEFAYLRTTEGGRVQLELLPNQGMLIKNPSPSPGGELNTLLLPGVQTPDRHHTVTRGITKGVKEDFRLAMERQVSRCGENLYTVLHRFCINEKIMIIQSLP; encoded by the exons ATGTCAGCACAAAAGGACTGCGATTTCTTAGTGAAACGAGCTCGGGATCTTGTGTCCGAGGACCCGTGTGCAGCCAAAGCTTGGCTGATAACCGCTCGAACCCTGTATCCCACAGACTTCAATATACAG TATGAGATGTACACCATTGAGAGAAATGCAGAGAAGACGACTTCAGCGGGCAGACTTCTGTACGACAT GTTCATAAATTTCCCTGATCAGCCTGTTGTATGGCGGGAGATTACTGTCATCACTGCAGCCCTGCGGAGCGACTGTCAGGACAAACAGGCTCAGTTCCTACGAG GTCTATTTGAAACCTTGCCTGGACCAGTGCAGTGTGAGATGCTGCTGAAGGCCACAGAACAATGCTTCAACACACTGGAGAAGGCTGagatgctgctgctgttgctgagaCGCTTTCCAGAGTCTGTGGTCCAACACGGC GTCAATCTGGGAGAGTCCCTCCTAGAGGCGGAGGCCGCTGAAAAACTGGAGACACCTGTCAACTGTTTCAGGAAGCTGTTTG TGTGTGACGTCCTCCCGTTGATCATAAAGAACATGGACATGCGTCTGCCTACCAGTCTTCTGCAGAAGTACATGCTAAAGGCAGCTGAGTTCTACATCGGTTATGTCACCCGGGGCCCCTCGGCGGACGGGCAGCTGCAGG GCACTCACGAGGGTGGTGGTCTGAAGTCTCCCGGTGTTCCCCGGGGGTCCCAGCGCTGTGTAATCGAGGGGCTGTCTGAGAAGTCGTCCGTGGTGTCCGAGCCTTGGGAGAGACTGCTGGACATCTTAGCTGTGGTCGGGACTCGTTGCGAGTGGCAGGGGGACAAGGGACAGAG gggCTTCGTGGAGATTCTGCAGCGGGTTAAGGAGCTGTGTCGCTACCTGTCCAATCTGGAGGGTGAGACACGGTTACGCTACTGCAGTCAGGTGGTCATCTGTGCCTCCCTGGTCCTCTTCCGCAGCGCTTACCTCTACGTCTCGACTATACAGCCTGCTCTGTTCCAGG GTGTAAATGCATTGGCCTCCGGGCCGTGGATTCTGCTGGAGGACCTGAGCTCAGTGTACATGGAGGCGGAGCtggagagaggagcagggaaacacacacacaagaaacgCAAACTGGCAGACGGACGCGAAAAGACCATG AGCTCAGACGATGAGGAGGGGTTTGGGAAGGGGCGTGGCCGGCACATCCTGGTCAACAAAACAGAGTTGCCCGGGTGGGCGGAGACTCTGGAGAGCTTCCGTTTGGCCAGGGAGAGCTGGGAGCTCCTCCACTCACACAGCTGCTTGGAGACGG AATTCAGCAAGATCTGTGCCTCCTGGAAAACAGACAGCTGGCTCTGGTTCAGAATATTCCTTACAGACATGATCATCTACCAg GGACAGTACCGTAAAGCCCTGTCCAGTCTGCTCCAGATGGCTGTGTTCCAACACACCCAGTCTGGACTCAACTCCCCGGGACAGAGTAATCTGGAACATCAACGGACCCTCATCCAGCAGGCCTCCTGCCACTACGCCCTGGGAGAGTACAGG ATGGCTTGTGAAAAGGTGCTTGAGGTTGTTGGTGGGCTGGTCCCCCAAAGTCACGATCCGGTCAAGAATACTGAGGATCAAGGCAAAGCTAAGGGGAAGCCAAAGAAAG GCAACGACCTGAGACTGCTGCCCTGTACGAATAAATCGATCCTCCCCTTTTGTCTACAGCTGATGCTGGCCTGTTTTAAG CTGCGTGCCTTCACGGAGAGCAGAGATGACCTGTCCCTGGGTCATGTGGTCGTGCTCCTGCAACATGATTGGCCACAGGGAGAATCAATGTTTCTGAAAGCGATTGACAAGATCTGTCAACAGGGCAGCTTCCAGTATGAGAACTTCTTCAACTACGTCACCA ATATTGATATGCTGGAGGAGTTTGCGTATTTGCGCACTACAGAGGGGGGGCGGGTCCAACTGGAACTCCTGCCCAATCAAGGAATGCTAATCAA GAACCCTAGCCCCTCCCCGGGAGGGGAGTTAAACACCCTGCTGCTCCCTGGGGTTCAGACGCCCGACAG GCACCATACGGTAACCCGTGGAATCACTAAAGGGGTGAAGGAGGACTTCCGCTTGGCCATGGAGAGGCAGGTGTCACGCTGTGGGGAGAACCTGTACACCGTCCTCCACCGCTTCTGTATCAACGAGAAGATCATGATCATTCAATCTCTgccatga
- the slc25a51b gene encoding solute carrier family 25 member 51 produces MAVTTMDPESARTPQPQGGGALFTARGLEASAGHRGKHYACGSIAAFTNIMVTFPIQKVLFRQQLHGVLAREAVHQLQRDGMRNLYRGLLPPLLQKTTTVAIMFGLYQDFSRVLLNQVPTGIPELVTRSFAAALAGTAEAALTPFERVQTLLQDHRHHGRFQNTAHTFRTLLSEYGVKECYRGLVPVLMRNGPSNVLFFGLRGPIKEQLPEASGRPGHLVNDFVCGGVLGAALGIMFYPLNVVKSRAQSQVGGPFRPCGEVFMTVWRERGGSVARLFRGAHLNYHRSLLSWGIINATYELLLKVF; encoded by the coding sequence ATGGCTGTTACCACCATGGACCCAGAGTCTGCCCGCACGCCACAGCCTCAAGGAGGGGGCGCCCTGTTCACTGCCAGGGGTTTGGAAGCGTCGGCCGGTCATCGAGGGAAGCACTACGCGTGCGGCTCCATAGCTGCCTTCACCAACATCATGGTGACCTTTCCCATCCAGAAGGTTCTTTTCAGGCAGCAGCTGCATGGCGTGCTGGCTAGAGAGGCGGTGCACCAGCTCCAACGCGATGGGATGAGGAACCTCTACAGAGGACTGCTCCCCCCACTCCTCCAGAAGACCACCACGGTGGCCATCATGTTTGGCCTGTACCAGGACTTCTCCCGGGTCTTACTGAACCAGGTGCCCACTGGCATTCCCGAGCTGGTGACCCGGAGCTTCGCGGCTGCTCTGGCGGGCACGGCGGAGGCCGCCTTGACGCCGTTTGAGCGCGTGCAGACCCTCCTGCAGGACCACCGGCACCACGGCCGCTTCCAGAACACAGCCCACACCTTCCGGACGCTCCTGAGCGAGTACGGTGTGAAGGAGTGCTACCGAGGCCTGGTGCCGGTCTTAATGCGGAACGGGCCCAGTAACGTGCTGTTCTTCGGGCTCCGCGGGCCCATCAAGGAGCAGCTGCCCGAGGCCTCGGGCCGCCCGGGtcacctggtcaatgactttgTGTGCGGCGGGGTGCTGGGTGCGGCGCTGGGGATCATGTTCTACCCGCTGAACGTGGTGAAGTCGCGTGCACAGTCCCAGGTGGGGGGCCCGTTCCGCCCCTGTGGGGAGGTGTTTATGAccgtgtggagagagaggggcggCAGCGTCGCCAGGCTGTTCAGAGGGGCCCACCTGAACTACCACCGCTCCTTGCTCTCCTGGGGCATCATCAACGCCACATACGAGCTGCTCCTCAAGGTGTTCTGA
- the ints10 gene encoding integrator complex subunit 10 isoform X4 codes for MSAQKDCDFLVKRARDLVSEDPCAAKAWLITARTLYPTDFNIQYEMYTIERNAEKTTSAGRLLYDMFINFPDQPVVWREITVITAALRSDCQDKQAQFLRGLFETLPGPVQCEMLLKATEQCFNTLEKAEMLLLLLRRFPESVVQHGVNLGESLLEAEAAEKLETPVNCFRKLFVCDVLPLIIKNMDMRLPTSLLQKYMLKAAEFYIGYVTRGPSADGQLQGTHEGGGLKSPGVPRGSQRCVIEGLSEKSSVVSEPWERLLDILAVVGTRCEWQGDKGQRGFVEILQRVKELCRYLSNLEGETRLRYCSQVVICASLVLFRSAYLYVSTIQPALFQGVNALASGPWILLEDLSSVYMEAELERGAGKHTHKKRKLADGREKTMSSDDEEGFGKGRGRHILVNKTELPGWAETLESFRLARESWELLHSHSCLETEFSKICASWKTDSWLWFRIFLTDMIIYQGQYRKALSSLLQMAVFQHTQSGLNSPGQSNLEHQRTLIQQASCHYALGEYRMACEKVLEVVGGLVPQSHDPVKNTEDQGKAKGKPKKGNDLRLLPCTNKSILPFCLQLMLACFKLRAFTESRDDLSLGHVVVLLQHDWPQGESMFLKAIDKICQQGSFQYENFFNYVTNIDMLEEFAYLRTTEGGRVQLELLPNQGMLIKHHTVTRGITKGVKEDFRLAMERQVSRCGENLYTVLHRFCINEKIMIIQSLP; via the exons ATGTCAGCACAAAAGGACTGCGATTTCTTAGTGAAACGAGCTCGGGATCTTGTGTCCGAGGACCCGTGTGCAGCCAAAGCTTGGCTGATAACCGCTCGAACCCTGTATCCCACAGACTTCAATATACAG TATGAGATGTACACCATTGAGAGAAATGCAGAGAAGACGACTTCAGCGGGCAGACTTCTGTACGACAT GTTCATAAATTTCCCTGATCAGCCTGTTGTATGGCGGGAGATTACTGTCATCACTGCAGCCCTGCGGAGCGACTGTCAGGACAAACAGGCTCAGTTCCTACGAG GTCTATTTGAAACCTTGCCTGGACCAGTGCAGTGTGAGATGCTGCTGAAGGCCACAGAACAATGCTTCAACACACTGGAGAAGGCTGagatgctgctgctgttgctgagaCGCTTTCCAGAGTCTGTGGTCCAACACGGC GTCAATCTGGGAGAGTCCCTCCTAGAGGCGGAGGCCGCTGAAAAACTGGAGACACCTGTCAACTGTTTCAGGAAGCTGTTTG TGTGTGACGTCCTCCCGTTGATCATAAAGAACATGGACATGCGTCTGCCTACCAGTCTTCTGCAGAAGTACATGCTAAAGGCAGCTGAGTTCTACATCGGTTATGTCACCCGGGGCCCCTCGGCGGACGGGCAGCTGCAGG GCACTCACGAGGGTGGTGGTCTGAAGTCTCCCGGTGTTCCCCGGGGGTCCCAGCGCTGTGTAATCGAGGGGCTGTCTGAGAAGTCGTCCGTGGTGTCCGAGCCTTGGGAGAGACTGCTGGACATCTTAGCTGTGGTCGGGACTCGTTGCGAGTGGCAGGGGGACAAGGGACAGAG gggCTTCGTGGAGATTCTGCAGCGGGTTAAGGAGCTGTGTCGCTACCTGTCCAATCTGGAGGGTGAGACACGGTTACGCTACTGCAGTCAGGTGGTCATCTGTGCCTCCCTGGTCCTCTTCCGCAGCGCTTACCTCTACGTCTCGACTATACAGCCTGCTCTGTTCCAGG GTGTAAATGCATTGGCCTCCGGGCCGTGGATTCTGCTGGAGGACCTGAGCTCAGTGTACATGGAGGCGGAGCtggagagaggagcagggaaacacacacacaagaaacgCAAACTGGCAGACGGACGCGAAAAGACCATG AGCTCAGACGATGAGGAGGGGTTTGGGAAGGGGCGTGGCCGGCACATCCTGGTCAACAAAACAGAGTTGCCCGGGTGGGCGGAGACTCTGGAGAGCTTCCGTTTGGCCAGGGAGAGCTGGGAGCTCCTCCACTCACACAGCTGCTTGGAGACGG AATTCAGCAAGATCTGTGCCTCCTGGAAAACAGACAGCTGGCTCTGGTTCAGAATATTCCTTACAGACATGATCATCTACCAg GGACAGTACCGTAAAGCCCTGTCCAGTCTGCTCCAGATGGCTGTGTTCCAACACACCCAGTCTGGACTCAACTCCCCGGGACAGAGTAATCTGGAACATCAACGGACCCTCATCCAGCAGGCCTCCTGCCACTACGCCCTGGGAGAGTACAGG ATGGCTTGTGAAAAGGTGCTTGAGGTTGTTGGTGGGCTGGTCCCCCAAAGTCACGATCCGGTCAAGAATACTGAGGATCAAGGCAAAGCTAAGGGGAAGCCAAAGAAAG GCAACGACCTGAGACTGCTGCCCTGTACGAATAAATCGATCCTCCCCTTTTGTCTACAGCTGATGCTGGCCTGTTTTAAG CTGCGTGCCTTCACGGAGAGCAGAGATGACCTGTCCCTGGGTCATGTGGTCGTGCTCCTGCAACATGATTGGCCACAGGGAGAATCAATGTTTCTGAAAGCGATTGACAAGATCTGTCAACAGGGCAGCTTCCAGTATGAGAACTTCTTCAACTACGTCACCA ATATTGATATGCTGGAGGAGTTTGCGTATTTGCGCACTACAGAGGGGGGGCGGGTCCAACTGGAACTCCTGCCCAATCAAGGAATGCTAATCAA GCACCATACGGTAACCCGTGGAATCACTAAAGGGGTGAAGGAGGACTTCCGCTTGGCCATGGAGAGGCAGGTGTCACGCTGTGGGGAGAACCTGTACACCGTCCTCCACCGCTTCTGTATCAACGAGAAGATCATGATCATTCAATCTCTgccatga
- the ints10 gene encoding integrator complex subunit 10 isoform X3 — MSAQKDCDFLVKRARDLVSEDPCAAKAWLITARTLYPTDFNIQYEMYTIERNAEKTTSAGRLLYDMFINFPDQPVVWREITVITAALRSDCQDKQAQFLRGLFETLPGPVQCEMLLKATEQCFNTLEKAEMLLLLLRRFPESVVQHGVNLGESLLEAEAAEKLETPVNCFRKLFVCDVLPLIIKNMDMRLPTSLLQKYMLKAAEFYIGYVTRGPSADGQLQGKALNGTHEGGGLKSPGVPRGSQRCVIEGLSEKSSVVSEPWERLLDILAVVGTRCEWQGDKGQRGFVEILQRVKELCRYLSNLEGETRLRYCSQVVICASLVLFRSAYLYVSTIQPALFQGVNALASGPWILLEDLSSVYMEAELERGAGKHTHKKRKLADGREKTMSSDDEEGFGKGRGRHILVNKTELPGWAETLESFRLARESWELLHSHSCLETEFSKICASWKTDSWLWFRIFLTDMIIYQGQYRKALSSLLQMAVFQHTQSGLNSPGQSNLEHQRTLIQQASCHYALGEYRMACEKVLEVVGGLVPQSHDPVKNTEDQGKAKGKPKKGNDLRLLPCTNKSILPFCLQLMLACFKLRAFTESRDDLSLGHVVVLLQHDWPQGESMFLKAIDKICQQGSFQYENFFNYVTNIDMLEEFAYLRTTEGGRVQLELLPNQGMLIKHHTVTRGITKGVKEDFRLAMERQVSRCGENLYTVLHRFCINEKIMIIQSLP; from the exons ATGTCAGCACAAAAGGACTGCGATTTCTTAGTGAAACGAGCTCGGGATCTTGTGTCCGAGGACCCGTGTGCAGCCAAAGCTTGGCTGATAACCGCTCGAACCCTGTATCCCACAGACTTCAATATACAG TATGAGATGTACACCATTGAGAGAAATGCAGAGAAGACGACTTCAGCGGGCAGACTTCTGTACGACAT GTTCATAAATTTCCCTGATCAGCCTGTTGTATGGCGGGAGATTACTGTCATCACTGCAGCCCTGCGGAGCGACTGTCAGGACAAACAGGCTCAGTTCCTACGAG GTCTATTTGAAACCTTGCCTGGACCAGTGCAGTGTGAGATGCTGCTGAAGGCCACAGAACAATGCTTCAACACACTGGAGAAGGCTGagatgctgctgctgttgctgagaCGCTTTCCAGAGTCTGTGGTCCAACACGGC GTCAATCTGGGAGAGTCCCTCCTAGAGGCGGAGGCCGCTGAAAAACTGGAGACACCTGTCAACTGTTTCAGGAAGCTGTTTG TGTGTGACGTCCTCCCGTTGATCATAAAGAACATGGACATGCGTCTGCCTACCAGTCTTCTGCAGAAGTACATGCTAAAGGCAGCTGAGTTCTACATCGGTTATGTCACCCGGGGCCCCTCGGCGGACGGGCAGCTGCAGGGTAAAGCTCTAAACG GCACTCACGAGGGTGGTGGTCTGAAGTCTCCCGGTGTTCCCCGGGGGTCCCAGCGCTGTGTAATCGAGGGGCTGTCTGAGAAGTCGTCCGTGGTGTCCGAGCCTTGGGAGAGACTGCTGGACATCTTAGCTGTGGTCGGGACTCGTTGCGAGTGGCAGGGGGACAAGGGACAGAG gggCTTCGTGGAGATTCTGCAGCGGGTTAAGGAGCTGTGTCGCTACCTGTCCAATCTGGAGGGTGAGACACGGTTACGCTACTGCAGTCAGGTGGTCATCTGTGCCTCCCTGGTCCTCTTCCGCAGCGCTTACCTCTACGTCTCGACTATACAGCCTGCTCTGTTCCAGG GTGTAAATGCATTGGCCTCCGGGCCGTGGATTCTGCTGGAGGACCTGAGCTCAGTGTACATGGAGGCGGAGCtggagagaggagcagggaaacacacacacaagaaacgCAAACTGGCAGACGGACGCGAAAAGACCATG AGCTCAGACGATGAGGAGGGGTTTGGGAAGGGGCGTGGCCGGCACATCCTGGTCAACAAAACAGAGTTGCCCGGGTGGGCGGAGACTCTGGAGAGCTTCCGTTTGGCCAGGGAGAGCTGGGAGCTCCTCCACTCACACAGCTGCTTGGAGACGG AATTCAGCAAGATCTGTGCCTCCTGGAAAACAGACAGCTGGCTCTGGTTCAGAATATTCCTTACAGACATGATCATCTACCAg GGACAGTACCGTAAAGCCCTGTCCAGTCTGCTCCAGATGGCTGTGTTCCAACACACCCAGTCTGGACTCAACTCCCCGGGACAGAGTAATCTGGAACATCAACGGACCCTCATCCAGCAGGCCTCCTGCCACTACGCCCTGGGAGAGTACAGG ATGGCTTGTGAAAAGGTGCTTGAGGTTGTTGGTGGGCTGGTCCCCCAAAGTCACGATCCGGTCAAGAATACTGAGGATCAAGGCAAAGCTAAGGGGAAGCCAAAGAAAG GCAACGACCTGAGACTGCTGCCCTGTACGAATAAATCGATCCTCCCCTTTTGTCTACAGCTGATGCTGGCCTGTTTTAAG CTGCGTGCCTTCACGGAGAGCAGAGATGACCTGTCCCTGGGTCATGTGGTCGTGCTCCTGCAACATGATTGGCCACAGGGAGAATCAATGTTTCTGAAAGCGATTGACAAGATCTGTCAACAGGGCAGCTTCCAGTATGAGAACTTCTTCAACTACGTCACCA ATATTGATATGCTGGAGGAGTTTGCGTATTTGCGCACTACAGAGGGGGGGCGGGTCCAACTGGAACTCCTGCCCAATCAAGGAATGCTAATCAA GCACCATACGGTAACCCGTGGAATCACTAAAGGGGTGAAGGAGGACTTCCGCTTGGCCATGGAGAGGCAGGTGTCACGCTGTGGGGAGAACCTGTACACCGTCCTCCACCGCTTCTGTATCAACGAGAAGATCATGATCATTCAATCTCTgccatga
- the ints10 gene encoding integrator complex subunit 10 isoform X1, whose translation MSAQKDCDFLVKRARDLVSEDPCAAKAWLITARTLYPTDFNIQYEMYTIERNAEKTTSAGRLLYDMFINFPDQPVVWREITVITAALRSDCQDKQAQFLRGLFETLPGPVQCEMLLKATEQCFNTLEKAEMLLLLLRRFPESVVQHGVNLGESLLEAEAAEKLETPVNCFRKLFVCDVLPLIIKNMDMRLPTSLLQKYMLKAAEFYIGYVTRGPSADGQLQGKALNGTHEGGGLKSPGVPRGSQRCVIEGLSEKSSVVSEPWERLLDILAVVGTRCEWQGDKGQRGFVEILQRVKELCRYLSNLEGETRLRYCSQVVICASLVLFRSAYLYVSTIQPALFQGVNALASGPWILLEDLSSVYMEAELERGAGKHTHKKRKLADGREKTMSSDDEEGFGKGRGRHILVNKTELPGWAETLESFRLARESWELLHSHSCLETEFSKICASWKTDSWLWFRIFLTDMIIYQGQYRKALSSLLQMAVFQHTQSGLNSPGQSNLEHQRTLIQQASCHYALGEYRMACEKVLEVVGGLVPQSHDPVKNTEDQGKAKGKPKKGNDLRLLPCTNKSILPFCLQLMLACFKLRAFTESRDDLSLGHVVVLLQHDWPQGESMFLKAIDKICQQGSFQYENFFNYVTNIDMLEEFAYLRTTEGGRVQLELLPNQGMLIKNPSPSPGGELNTLLLPGVQTPDRHHTVTRGITKGVKEDFRLAMERQVSRCGENLYTVLHRFCINEKIMIIQSLP comes from the exons ATGTCAGCACAAAAGGACTGCGATTTCTTAGTGAAACGAGCTCGGGATCTTGTGTCCGAGGACCCGTGTGCAGCCAAAGCTTGGCTGATAACCGCTCGAACCCTGTATCCCACAGACTTCAATATACAG TATGAGATGTACACCATTGAGAGAAATGCAGAGAAGACGACTTCAGCGGGCAGACTTCTGTACGACAT GTTCATAAATTTCCCTGATCAGCCTGTTGTATGGCGGGAGATTACTGTCATCACTGCAGCCCTGCGGAGCGACTGTCAGGACAAACAGGCTCAGTTCCTACGAG GTCTATTTGAAACCTTGCCTGGACCAGTGCAGTGTGAGATGCTGCTGAAGGCCACAGAACAATGCTTCAACACACTGGAGAAGGCTGagatgctgctgctgttgctgagaCGCTTTCCAGAGTCTGTGGTCCAACACGGC GTCAATCTGGGAGAGTCCCTCCTAGAGGCGGAGGCCGCTGAAAAACTGGAGACACCTGTCAACTGTTTCAGGAAGCTGTTTG TGTGTGACGTCCTCCCGTTGATCATAAAGAACATGGACATGCGTCTGCCTACCAGTCTTCTGCAGAAGTACATGCTAAAGGCAGCTGAGTTCTACATCGGTTATGTCACCCGGGGCCCCTCGGCGGACGGGCAGCTGCAGGGTAAAGCTCTAAACG GCACTCACGAGGGTGGTGGTCTGAAGTCTCCCGGTGTTCCCCGGGGGTCCCAGCGCTGTGTAATCGAGGGGCTGTCTGAGAAGTCGTCCGTGGTGTCCGAGCCTTGGGAGAGACTGCTGGACATCTTAGCTGTGGTCGGGACTCGTTGCGAGTGGCAGGGGGACAAGGGACAGAG gggCTTCGTGGAGATTCTGCAGCGGGTTAAGGAGCTGTGTCGCTACCTGTCCAATCTGGAGGGTGAGACACGGTTACGCTACTGCAGTCAGGTGGTCATCTGTGCCTCCCTGGTCCTCTTCCGCAGCGCTTACCTCTACGTCTCGACTATACAGCCTGCTCTGTTCCAGG GTGTAAATGCATTGGCCTCCGGGCCGTGGATTCTGCTGGAGGACCTGAGCTCAGTGTACATGGAGGCGGAGCtggagagaggagcagggaaacacacacacaagaaacgCAAACTGGCAGACGGACGCGAAAAGACCATG AGCTCAGACGATGAGGAGGGGTTTGGGAAGGGGCGTGGCCGGCACATCCTGGTCAACAAAACAGAGTTGCCCGGGTGGGCGGAGACTCTGGAGAGCTTCCGTTTGGCCAGGGAGAGCTGGGAGCTCCTCCACTCACACAGCTGCTTGGAGACGG AATTCAGCAAGATCTGTGCCTCCTGGAAAACAGACAGCTGGCTCTGGTTCAGAATATTCCTTACAGACATGATCATCTACCAg GGACAGTACCGTAAAGCCCTGTCCAGTCTGCTCCAGATGGCTGTGTTCCAACACACCCAGTCTGGACTCAACTCCCCGGGACAGAGTAATCTGGAACATCAACGGACCCTCATCCAGCAGGCCTCCTGCCACTACGCCCTGGGAGAGTACAGG ATGGCTTGTGAAAAGGTGCTTGAGGTTGTTGGTGGGCTGGTCCCCCAAAGTCACGATCCGGTCAAGAATACTGAGGATCAAGGCAAAGCTAAGGGGAAGCCAAAGAAAG GCAACGACCTGAGACTGCTGCCCTGTACGAATAAATCGATCCTCCCCTTTTGTCTACAGCTGATGCTGGCCTGTTTTAAG CTGCGTGCCTTCACGGAGAGCAGAGATGACCTGTCCCTGGGTCATGTGGTCGTGCTCCTGCAACATGATTGGCCACAGGGAGAATCAATGTTTCTGAAAGCGATTGACAAGATCTGTCAACAGGGCAGCTTCCAGTATGAGAACTTCTTCAACTACGTCACCA ATATTGATATGCTGGAGGAGTTTGCGTATTTGCGCACTACAGAGGGGGGGCGGGTCCAACTGGAACTCCTGCCCAATCAAGGAATGCTAATCAA GAACCCTAGCCCCTCCCCGGGAGGGGAGTTAAACACCCTGCTGCTCCCTGGGGTTCAGACGCCCGACAG GCACCATACGGTAACCCGTGGAATCACTAAAGGGGTGAAGGAGGACTTCCGCTTGGCCATGGAGAGGCAGGTGTCACGCTGTGGGGAGAACCTGTACACCGTCCTCCACCGCTTCTGTATCAACGAGAAGATCATGATCATTCAATCTCTgccatga